The following are encoded in a window of Trichomycterus rosablanca isolate fTriRos1 chromosome 13, fTriRos1.hap1, whole genome shotgun sequence genomic DNA:
- the plaat1l gene encoding phospholipase A and acyltransferase 1 yields the protein MGLQNSRPKLYPGDVLEFPRNKYFSHFGIYYGERDGVPYVAHLTCRDSDTKLLIFGRALNSSVKLEPLDVVGKKYKVNNYLDDKLPPRDFYSHIKPEIEDAMTKTITFDILFHNSEHQATLLRYGVKKSEQIEKVYAKIVPTWRKPFEKKKF from the exons ATGGGCTTG CAAAATTCacgtccaaagctctaccctggAGATGTTCTTGAATTTCCTCGAAACAAATACTTTTCCCACTTTGGAATCTACTATGGAGAAAGAGATGGCGTTCCATATGTGGCACATTTGACATGCAGGG ATTCTGATACAAAGCTCCTCATCTTTGGCCGGGCTTTGAACTCTTCTGTAAAACTGGAACCACTTGATGTAGTTGGAAAGAAATACAAAGTGAATAATTATCTGGATGACAAGCTCCCACCTCGAGACTTCTACTCCCACATCAAACCAGAGATTGAGGATGCCATGACAAAAACCATCACTTTTGACATTCTGTTTCATAACAGCGAACACCAGGCGACACTGCTACGCTACGGGGTCAAAAAGTCAGAGCAA ATTGAAAAGGTCTATGCAAAGATAGTGCCAACCTGGCGAAAGCCATTTGAGAAGAAAAAGTTTTGA
- the LOC134325556 gene encoding zinc finger protein 513, giving the protein MPRRKQSNPQPVKSGSEEATGIGQPESLVLEGDFLLGQDFGENDYRIIGFERDSDSVTADMGIPAYSFSDEECSSYNRLSMESDFEDPRDTESEREEMGGDSAFTPYLSCRQCGQLLGDPLSGDLDIVGLYCLQCSGEQRGMLQEHDQEEENLFAQGSQQNEHKAGSTPNGNSYKTYSCKLCSFTSRYSNHLKRHMKTHNGEKPFQCQHCAYASAQLVNLQRHVRTHTGEKPYKCDYCTFACNSLGNLKRHQRMHTQEKSNKCSQCDFLADSSLTLKKHIMTHQKDACPATMEETIVSDLSLHISADSHPPTLLEAEGLDQGSEALTEQLFPFTCRVCGSTLEKEEALDSHICRKCALDMLAKSTPSSPEKEDKLYSCTSCPFITQYPNHLARHMKTHSGEKPYKCPQCSYASAHFDNLKRHHRVHTGEKPYKCPLCDYACGNLANLKRHERIHSGAKPFQCTVCSYSCNQSMNLKRHMLCHTREKPFKCQECAYTTGHWDNYKRHQKKHSRSTEGWIKMSLPKKEDEEEEGEM; this is encoded by the exons ATGCCCCGAAGAAAACAATCGAATCCACAGCCCGTTAAAT cgGGATCTGAAGAAGCCACTGGAATTGGTCAGCCAGAGAGCCTGGTCCTGGAGGGTGATTTCCTCCTTGGGCAGGACTTTGGAGAGAATGACTACAGGATCATAGGATTTGAACGAGACTCTG ATTCGGTGACTGCTGACATGGGAATTCCAGCCTATTCCTTCAGCGATGAGGAGTGCTCCAGTTACAACCGCCTCAGCATGGAGAGTGACTTTGAGGACCCCCGAGACACAGAGAGTGAACGGGAGGAGATGGGTGGAGACTCAGCCTTCACTCCTTACCTCTCTTGTAGGCAGTGTGGTCAGCTCCTTGGTGACCCTCTTAGTGGAGACCTCGATATAGTGGGGCTCTACTGCCTTCAATGTAGTGGTGAACAAAGGGGCATGCTTCAAGAGCATGATCAGGAAGAAGAAAATCTTTTTGCCCAGGGCTCTCAACAGAATGAGCACAAAGCAGGATCTACCCCGAACGGCAACTCTTACAAAACCTACTCATGCAAATTGTGCAGCTTCACATCACGCTACTCTAACCATTTAAAGCGGCACATGAAAACGCACAATGGCGAGAAACCCTTCCAATGCCAGCACTGTGCCTATGCCTCGGCTCAGCTGGTTAACCTACAGAGACACGTACGCACACACACTGGGGAGAAGCCATACAAGTGTGATTACTGTACATTTGCCTGCAACTCCCTTGGTAACCTGAAGAGGCATCAACGTATGCATACTCAGGAGAAGTCCAATAAGTGTAGCCAGTGTGATTTCCTCGCAGATAGCAGTCTCACACTAAAGAAACATATAATGACTCACCAGAAGGATGCATGCCCAGCTACGATGGAAG AGACTATAGTGTCTGATCTGAGTCTACACATCAGTGCTGATAGTCACCCACCTACCCTGCTGGAGGCTGAAGGTCTGGATCAGGGGTCAGAGGCGCTGACCGAGCAGCTCTTCCCCTTCACGTGCCGTGTGTGTGGCTCCACACTGGAAAAGGAGGAGGCACTTGACTCGCACATCTGCAGGAAGTGTGCCCTGGACATGTTAGCAAAGAGCACACCCTCCAGCCCTGAGAAAGAAGACAAGCTCTATTCGTGCACTTCATGCCCCTTTATCACACAGTATCCCAACCACCTAGCACGCCATATGAAGACTCACAGCGGCGAGAAGCCGTACAAGTGCCCGCAGTGCAGCTACGCCTCTGCTCACTTTGACAACCTGAAGCGACACCACCGCGtacatacaggagagaagccttATAAGTGCCCCCTATGTGACTATGCTTGTGGCAACCTGGCCAATCTGAAGCGGCACGAGCGCATCCACTCGGGTGCCAAGCCCTTCCAGTGTACTGTGTGCAGTTACAGCTGCAACCAGAGCATGAACCTAAAGCGCCACATGTTGTGTCACACTCGGGAAAAACCCTTTAAGTGCCAGGAGTGTGCCTACACCACAGGCCACTGGGACAACTACAAAAGGCACCAAAAAAAGCACAGCCGCTCCACTGAAGGCTGGATTAAGATGTCGTTGCCGAAAAAGGaagacgaggaggaggagggggagATGTAG
- the fndc4b gene encoding fibronectin type III domain-containing protein 4 encodes MSVLLTASVLLLLLSCCHICQANRPAAPVNVSVIHLRAHSATVSWSVPEGETVIGYAISQQRQDGMMQRFIREINTTSRACVLWDLDENTDYIIQVQSVGLHGESQASKRVHFRTLEKSDHFQSNLVAQVDPSVEGLDISTNLQTGEMLIIMTVLLMWAGVIALFCRQYDIIKDNDSNNHSKEKTKPPSEHSSPDYHNGGLLGSKRTPSSVSIIKV; translated from the exons ATCGTCCTGCTGCTCCTGTCAATGTCTCTGTCATTCACCTGAGAGCACACTCAGCTACCGTGTCCTGGAGTGTTCCGGAGGGAGAGACTGTAATCGGCTATGCCATCTCTCAACAG AGACAGGATGGCATGATGCAGCGTTTCATCAGGGAAATTAACACCACTAGTCGTGCATGTGTGCTGTGGGATCTAGATGAAAACACAGACTACATTATTCAGGTGCAGTCCGTCGGACTTCACGGGGAAAGCCAGGCCAGCAAGAGGGTTCATTTTCGAACCCTCGAAAAATCAGACCACTTCCAATCTAACCTGGTGGCTCAAG TTGACCCGTCAGTAGAAGGTCTTGACATTTCCACAAACCTTCAGACAGGAGAGATGTTAATCATCATGACTGTGCTGCTGATGTGGGCAG GCGTGATTGCTCTCTTCTGTAGGCAGTACGATATCATCAAAGACAACGACTCAAACAACCACAGCAAAGAGAAAACCAAACCTCCGTCTGAACACAGCTCTCCAGATTACCATAATGGAGGGCTTCTGGGAAGCAAG AGAACACCATCCTCAGTCAGCATTATCAAAGTCTGA